One window of Caldicoprobacter guelmensis genomic DNA carries:
- a CDS encoding methylated-DNA--[protein]-cysteine S-methyltransferase produces the protein MRNFETYIIAQIEEFIYPITIIASARGVREIHFSSLDTIVKKLAQENIPYLIDLSHPAVIELKQYFRGQRKHFGVPVDIEGTPFQMKVWKALQSIPYGQVQSYKEIAEKIGHPKAPRAVGRACGANPVPIIIPCHRVVAASGKLGGFSGGIEIKKVLLNLEGILFK, from the coding sequence ATGAGAAATTTCGAGACCTACATAATAGCTCAGATTGAGGAGTTTATATATCCTATCACTATCATAGCTTCTGCTAGAGGAGTAAGAGAAATACATTTTTCTTCTCTTGATACCATTGTAAAAAAATTGGCTCAAGAAAATATACCGTACCTAATCGATTTATCTCATCCTGCAGTCATTGAACTTAAACAGTATTTTCGAGGTCAGAGAAAACATTTTGGCGTTCCTGTCGATATAGAGGGGACTCCGTTTCAGATGAAGGTGTGGAAAGCGTTACAGTCAATACCGTACGGCCAAGTACAGAGCTATAAAGAAATTGCAGAAAAGATAGGCCACCCTAAAGCCCCCCGCGCTGTGGGACGTGCATGCGGTGCTAATCCAGTTCCCATAATAATACCCTGCCATAGGGTAGTTGCAGCCAGCGGCAAACTGGGGGGCTTTAGCGGAGGGATTGAGATAAAAAAAGTTTTACTTAATCTGGAGGGAATCCTCTTTAAATGA
- a CDS encoding prenyltransferase — MNVDVKRVWQGFWQLADPKIWIASTVPMVVGAAFAFGSTGKFDIYWFIVALTAVYCIEIGKNAVNEWVDYLSGVDRFVTPDKRTPFSGGKKTIVDEKLTPSEVVMIALVTFLIACGIGLYIIFFKEIGVLWIGIAGILLSILYSLPPFKLAYRGLGEVTVGLTFGPLIVLGIYCLQTGKMDLSALWVSLPIGILIANVLWINQFPDYEADLQGNKRNWVVRLGKEKSVKVFAILFLIAYLWFILLAIVLKNPFWLLGLISVPLAVRAVRVAQQHYNDIPKLTEANLRMVQVYQLTGLTMTIAAVLGRFI, encoded by the coding sequence ATGAACGTGGATGTAAAGCGTGTATGGCAGGGTTTTTGGCAATTGGCTGACCCAAAAATATGGATAGCTTCAACAGTGCCGATGGTTGTAGGTGCGGCATTTGCCTTTGGCAGTACGGGGAAGTTTGACATCTACTGGTTTATCGTGGCTCTCACAGCCGTTTATTGTATAGAAATCGGTAAAAACGCGGTAAACGAATGGGTGGATTATTTGTCGGGGGTTGATCGGTTCGTAACCCCCGACAAAAGAACCCCCTTCAGTGGCGGGAAAAAGACTATTGTGGACGAGAAGCTTACGCCGTCTGAAGTCGTCATGATTGCCCTCGTTACTTTTCTGATCGCCTGTGGGATAGGCCTTTACATCATATTTTTTAAGGAAATAGGTGTATTGTGGATAGGCATTGCTGGCATCTTGCTTTCCATATTGTACAGCCTTCCTCCTTTCAAGCTGGCCTATCGAGGGCTAGGAGAAGTAACGGTGGGGTTGACTTTTGGACCGCTCATAGTCCTAGGTATATATTGCTTGCAAACAGGCAAAATGGATTTATCAGCTTTATGGGTATCACTACCCATAGGGATTCTAATAGCCAATGTACTGTGGATAAATCAATTCCCTGATTATGAAGCCGACCTCCAAGGTAATAAAAGAAACTGGGTGGTTAGGCTGGGCAAAGAAAAAAGCGTCAAGGTATTCGCAATTTTGTTTCTGATTGCCTATTTGTGGTTTATCTTATTAGCTATTGTACTGAAAAATCCTTTTTGGCTGCTCGGCTTAATCAGCGTTCCGTTGGCGGTAAGAGCTGTTAGGGTTGCGCAGCAACATTATAATGATATCCCCAAATTAACGGAAGCCAACCTGAGGATGGTACAGGTTTATCAGCTGACTGGTTTAACCATGACAATTGCTGCTGTATTGGGCAGATTTATATAA
- the ilvB gene encoding biosynthetic-type acetolactate synthase large subunit, with protein sequence MKLKGAQVVIECLREQGVNIVFGFPGGAILPVYDALYDAKDITHILTAHEQGATHAADGYARATGKVGVVFATSGPGATNTVTGIATAYMDSVPLVVFTGQVASSLLGKDSFQEVDITGITAPITKHNYIVKDAQRLPDIIRQAFKIARSGRPGPVLVDIPRDIQNAVIDYQPVQVDTSYVNEDIFHPQFYRNEQIEKNIQKAAEAINKCERPVIYAGGGVNISGANHELVTFAEKIKAPVTCSLMGLGAFPGTHPYFMGMVGMHGTRVSNYAVSNCDLLIAVGARFSDRVVSKADKFATRAKIIHIDIDPAELGKNIDVHIPICGDVKKILQRLIELVDEKQPNSWNKQIEDWKRAYTLKHYTPKGKLSPQFIIEKLYALTAGKAIITTEVGQNQMWTAQFYKFDEPRTFISSGGLGTMGYGLGAAIGACIGRPDRRVINVAGDGSFKMNSTELATVSRYKLPIIQLVLNNQALGMVRQWQRLFYNGRFSYTTLGPDVDFVKLADAYGIKGFRITSNEEVEDTLKQALEMQQPVLIECIIHPDEMVYPMVPPGAPIDEVID encoded by the coding sequence GTGAAATTGAAAGGTGCACAAGTGGTCATAGAGTGTTTAAGAGAGCAGGGTGTAAATATCGTTTTTGGCTTCCCTGGAGGAGCAATCCTTCCAGTATACGATGCACTTTATGATGCAAAAGACATTACCCATATTTTAACCGCTCACGAACAAGGAGCTACCCACGCTGCAGATGGATACGCCAGAGCTACTGGGAAAGTTGGCGTAGTGTTTGCCACATCAGGGCCAGGAGCCACCAACACGGTAACCGGGATTGCAACCGCTTATATGGACTCAGTACCTCTAGTTGTATTTACCGGTCAGGTAGCTTCTTCGCTGCTTGGCAAAGACTCATTCCAAGAAGTAGATATCACGGGCATAACCGCGCCTATTACCAAGCATAACTATATCGTCAAAGATGCCCAACGTCTGCCAGATATCATAAGGCAGGCTTTCAAGATAGCACGAAGTGGCCGTCCAGGCCCTGTTTTGGTCGATATCCCAAGGGATATACAAAATGCCGTAATAGATTATCAACCAGTTCAAGTGGATACAAGCTATGTAAACGAAGATATATTTCATCCTCAGTTTTATCGTAATGAGCAAATCGAAAAAAACATTCAAAAAGCTGCAGAAGCTATAAACAAATGCGAAAGGCCAGTGATATATGCAGGGGGAGGCGTAAACATCTCGGGTGCAAACCATGAGCTGGTGACTTTCGCAGAAAAGATAAAAGCACCTGTGACTTGCTCGCTCATGGGTTTGGGCGCTTTCCCAGGTACACACCCATATTTCATGGGTATGGTGGGAATGCACGGAACGAGGGTTTCTAACTACGCAGTCTCCAACTGTGATTTGCTGATAGCTGTAGGTGCCCGGTTTAGCGACCGTGTCGTAAGCAAAGCCGATAAGTTTGCCACTCGTGCCAAAATCATCCATATAGACATTGACCCTGCAGAGCTGGGGAAGAATATTGATGTGCATATACCTATCTGTGGGGATGTAAAAAAGATACTTCAGAGATTGATCGAGCTGGTGGACGAAAAACAGCCTAACAGCTGGAATAAGCAGATAGAAGATTGGAAGAGGGCATATACCTTAAAACATTATACTCCCAAAGGGAAATTATCCCCCCAATTTATTATAGAAAAGCTTTATGCCCTTACTGCGGGAAAAGCCATAATCACAACTGAAGTAGGACAGAATCAGATGTGGACCGCCCAGTTTTACAAGTTTGACGAACCGCGAACCTTTATCTCTTCCGGTGGTTTGGGCACAATGGGCTATGGCCTGGGCGCAGCTATAGGAGCATGCATCGGAAGGCCTGATCGAAGGGTTATAAACGTTGCAGGCGATGGAAGCTTTAAAATGAATTCGACTGAATTGGCTACAGTTTCAAGATACAAGTTGCCCATAATACAACTGGTCCTAAACAATCAAGCCCTAGGTATGGTACGCCAATGGCAAAGGCTGTTCTACAATGGTAGATTCTCATACACCACTTTAGGCCCTGATGTGGATTTTGTAAAGCTGGCCGACGCTTATGGAATCAAAGGATTCAGGATAACTTCCAACGAAGAAGTAGAAGATACGCTCAAGCAAGCGCTTGAAATGCAACAGCCTGTATTGATAGAGTGCATTATACATCCAGATGAAATGGTATATCCCATGGTTCCGCCAGGAGCACCCATTGATGAGGTCATTGATTGA
- a CDS encoding WYL domain-containing protein, translating into MSKLSQCLKIIALLQTRQMMSTKEIAEILDITPRNVKAYIEYLKKAGIPVQGMPGRAGGYYLGNEYYFEVPKLDEGEYSALILAEKLLNSKSGFPLANELQTAVAKIRCALGDMVVNVFPIPTDELMLSLGKVDLKDNLNKILSTVYMAIKQRKRIRILYYTASRDERKRREVDPYAVVYREGSWYLIGYCHLREQVRTFKLVRIEEIEILDTTFVYPSDFSIKEYMSNIFSVIEGEEYDVEIRFFHPASIWIKEKKWLPNQQIEALEDGSVIFKARVKGLIDIKRWVLSFGKLAVVQKPEELVESIREEIEGMKDLYVGSCCEEEQPCEEERPCETEEGN; encoded by the coding sequence GTGAGTAAGCTAAGCCAGTGTTTAAAAATAATTGCGCTGCTTCAGACCCGGCAGATGATGTCAACAAAAGAAATAGCTGAAATCCTTGACATAACTCCGCGAAATGTAAAGGCGTATATCGAGTATTTAAAAAAAGCTGGAATTCCCGTTCAGGGGATGCCGGGAAGGGCGGGGGGTTATTATCTAGGGAATGAATACTATTTTGAGGTGCCTAAGCTTGATGAAGGGGAATACTCTGCTTTGATATTGGCAGAAAAGCTTTTGAATTCCAAAAGCGGATTTCCGCTTGCAAATGAGTTACAGACAGCAGTGGCCAAAATACGCTGTGCTTTAGGTGATATGGTAGTTAATGTTTTCCCCATTCCTACAGATGAATTAATGCTTTCTTTGGGAAAGGTCGATTTGAAGGATAACTTAAATAAGATATTGAGTACCGTTTATATGGCCATAAAGCAGCGCAAGCGCATACGGATTCTCTACTATACTGCATCCAGGGATGAAAGAAAGAGGCGAGAGGTGGACCCTTACGCTGTAGTTTATCGCGAGGGTTCGTGGTATTTGATCGGATATTGCCATTTGAGAGAACAGGTGCGCACCTTCAAGCTGGTTAGGATAGAAGAAATCGAAATACTGGATACGACTTTTGTTTATCCGAGCGATTTTTCGATAAAGGAGTATATGTCAAACATCTTTAGCGTAATTGAGGGTGAAGAATACGATGTTGAGATACGGTTTTTCCACCCTGCCAGCATATGGATAAAGGAGAAGAAATGGCTCCCCAATCAGCAGATTGAGGCGCTTGAGGATGGATCTGTAATTTTTAAAGCCAGGGTAAAAGGGCTTATCGATATAAAGAGGTGGGTGCTGAGCTTCGGGAAGCTGGCGGTGGTGCAAAAGCCTGAAGAACTGGTAGAAAGTATAAGAGAAGAGATAGAAGGCATGAAGGATTTATATGTGGGGTCGTGTTGTGAGGAGGAACAACCTTGTGAGGAGGAACGACCTTGTGAGACTGAAGAAGGCAACTAA
- a CDS encoding methyltransferase MtaB domain-containing protein: MDLKPRKLFKQTAIASIDDFVYGIAPKPVKTKNGMIIGGGTVYPEINMTLPPMKIEPATISEVYKQYKEMIVGILKRAKDLHAPGIIVEVELLPETTKEPKWGIEITRILLEHMREFEAKYGLKSVLRCTPNDIREMVRPSFMRQGQFLESMLTTFQRCAEEGADILSIESTGGKELHDEALINCDMRKAIFALGVLGIRDMRFLWAHIVQIAETTGSIPGGDTACGFANTAMVLAEQGMIPKVFAAVDRVASVPRTLAAYEMGAIGPNKDCGYEGPYIKAIAGVPISMEGKTAACAHLSALGNIAACVCDCWSNESVQNIKLLSAPAPVVYTEQLIYDCRLMNQASAEGHNYALKMRDWLAKSDDKFDPQAYILRPDIVLKISKELVKEKDAFLATKKAAILAVDIIKRGVKNGEVMVPPREQKWLDIINAQLETIPDNEEEFWYEIKKEVDLTKWRPEEYGLE, translated from the coding sequence ATGGATTTAAAACCGCGTAAATTATTTAAACAAACGGCTATTGCGTCCATCGATGACTTTGTATACGGAATTGCCCCAAAGCCGGTAAAAACAAAAAACGGCATGATAATAGGCGGAGGCACTGTTTATCCTGAAATCAACATGACTCTCCCACCCATGAAAATTGAACCTGCTACTATCTCAGAAGTATATAAACAATACAAAGAAATGATCGTGGGCATTTTAAAGCGCGCAAAAGACCTTCATGCCCCTGGAATCATCGTTGAAGTTGAGTTGCTTCCAGAGACAACAAAAGAACCAAAATGGGGAATTGAAATCACCAGAATTTTACTAGAGCACATGAGAGAATTTGAAGCAAAATACGGTCTTAAAAGCGTACTGAGATGTACTCCCAACGACATCAGAGAAATGGTACGTCCCTCATTTATGAGGCAGGGCCAGTTCCTGGAAAGCATGCTTACTACTTTTCAAAGGTGTGCTGAAGAAGGAGCCGATATCCTATCCATAGAATCCACAGGCGGCAAGGAACTCCACGACGAAGCTCTGATCAATTGCGATATGAGAAAAGCCATCTTTGCTCTTGGGGTTTTGGGTATAAGGGATATGCGGTTCCTATGGGCACATATAGTGCAAATAGCCGAGACAACCGGTTCTATACCAGGTGGAGACACGGCTTGCGGTTTTGCCAATACCGCCATGGTACTGGCAGAGCAGGGCATGATTCCAAAAGTATTTGCAGCAGTGGACAGAGTAGCAAGTGTACCTAGGACATTAGCTGCTTATGAGATGGGAGCAATAGGGCCAAATAAAGATTGCGGTTACGAAGGGCCTTATATCAAGGCCATAGCCGGCGTTCCTATATCAATGGAGGGCAAAACAGCAGCATGTGCCCACCTAAGTGCGCTGGGCAATATAGCAGCATGCGTTTGCGATTGCTGGAGCAACGAATCGGTACAGAACATCAAGCTTTTGAGCGCTCCTGCCCCTGTCGTTTATACAGAGCAACTGATTTATGACTGCCGCTTGATGAACCAGGCATCAGCCGAAGGGCACAATTACGCTTTAAAGATGCGCGATTGGTTGGCCAAATCCGATGACAAATTTGATCCGCAGGCATACATTTTAAGACCAGACATTGTACTTAAGATCAGCAAAGAACTGGTAAAAGAGAAAGACGCCTTCCTAGCAACCAAGAAGGCAGCAATTCTTGCAGTGGATATAATAAAAAGAGGCGTCAAAAATGGCGAAGTAATGGTACCCCCACGGGAGCAAAAATGGCTGGACATCATAAACGCCCAACTTGAAACCATACCCGATAATGAAGAGGAATTTTGGTATGAAATAAAGAAGGAAGTAGATTTGACAAAATGGAGACCCGAAGAATACGGCTTAGAATGA